In Solanum pennellii chromosome 3, SPENNV200, a single window of DNA contains:
- the LOC107013254 gene encoding uncharacterized protein LOC107013254 — MVHDQQVEETSNNRMIEDARKAKAYEGSVDRVSNPKSQKGRSGCSPSEKPTCTRCGKKHVGECLAGTGNCFGCDMICHKVRDCPNIRGQEKGSGQCQASGSNSDVPRKNHFYALRSRGDQEESLDVVTGMLQVFTINAFALLDPSATFSFVIPVVAMKFDILPDILIDPFLVTTPVGDSVIAKRVY; from the exons ATGGTGCATgatcaacaagtggaagagactAGTAATAACAGGATGATTGAGGATGCTAGGAAGGCCAAGGCTTATGAAG GCTCTgttgatagggtgtctaaccctaagtcccaAAAGGGAAGAAGTGGATGCTCACCAAGTGAAAAACCCACTTGTACTAGgtgtggtaagaagcatgtAGGTGAATGCTTAGCTGGAACGGgtaattgctttggttgtgatATGATTTGCCACAAGGTGAGGGATTGTCCAAATATAAGGGGTCAAGAGAAGGGGAGTGGTCAAtgtcaagcaagtggttctaattcCGATGTTCCAAGGAAGaatcacttctatgctctccgttCTAGGGGTGATCAAGAAGAATCTCTCGATGTTgtcaccggtatgttacaagtatttACTATTAATGCatttgctttacttgatcctAGTGCTACATTTTCATTTGTGATTCCTGTAGTAGCAATGAAGTTTGATATATTGCCCGATATCTTGATTGATCCATTTTTAGTtactaccccggtgggtgactcGGTtattgctaaaagagtctattgA